Proteins from a genomic interval of Calditrichota bacterium:
- a CDS encoding MFS transporter, with product MIAVTLPYPAADRDRKLLLTATYLRAMAVGLAGVLLGIYLAQADLEPGEIGIVVGAGLAGGAVASLGVTLGANRLRRRTTLIGLAFLSACGGIGLLLTDSPLALALVAFAGMLNGMGRDRGASLIIEQAILPATVEPKWLTRTFARYNVLQDGGQALGGLLLTVPGSLLHISDASGNQVLIVFYALLFLASAVVQSLLSPEVEAGPSRPTTRTEQTCNISPDTKRIVRKISALFLLDSLGGGFLTTALLGYFFFERFGVSASSVGILFFGARVLNALSHFGAAWLSSRIGLVNTMVFTHIPSSLLLVAVAFVPNFTLAATLLLLREGLVEMDVPTRQAYVMAMVGSGERLYAAGVTSIVRMGGWAVAPGLAGFLMQGWALMMPLVAGAALKITYDLLLYRNFKHLKPAMER from the coding sequence ATGATTGCGGTCACGTTGCCCTACCCTGCCGCTGATCGGGACCGGAAATTACTGTTGACGGCAACATATCTTCGTGCAATGGCGGTCGGCCTGGCGGGGGTCCTTCTCGGCATCTATCTGGCACAAGCCGATCTGGAACCGGGCGAAATCGGAATTGTCGTCGGTGCCGGGCTGGCAGGAGGCGCGGTCGCCTCGTTAGGTGTGACGCTTGGGGCGAATCGTCTCCGGCGGCGAACTACACTCATAGGGCTTGCTTTCTTATCGGCTTGCGGAGGGATAGGACTACTCCTCACCGATTCACCGTTGGCATTGGCACTGGTAGCCTTTGCCGGGATGCTCAACGGGATGGGACGGGATCGCGGCGCATCGCTCATCATCGAACAGGCGATTCTCCCGGCGACCGTCGAACCGAAGTGGCTGACGCGCACCTTTGCTCGCTATAACGTTCTTCAGGATGGCGGACAGGCACTGGGCGGGCTGTTGCTCACCGTGCCCGGTAGTCTCCTTCATATCAGCGATGCGAGCGGCAACCAAGTCCTTATCGTCTTCTATGCGCTGCTCTTTTTAGCCAGCGCCGTTGTGCAGTCGCTGCTATCGCCGGAGGTTGAAGCGGGTCCCTCCCGCCCGACTACTAGAACGGAACAAACTTGCAACATCTCACCCGATACCAAGCGCATTGTCCGGAAGATCTCGGCGCTGTTTCTGCTCGACAGCCTCGGAGGCGGGTTTCTGACAACTGCGCTGCTCGGCTACTTCTTCTTCGAGCGCTTTGGGGTCTCAGCTTCATCGGTCGGAATACTCTTTTTCGGTGCCCGGGTGTTGAACGCTCTGTCGCACTTTGGGGCGGCGTGGCTCTCGTCCCGGATTGGGCTGGTCAACACAATGGTCTTCACACACATCCCGTCGAGCCTGCTGTTAGTCGCCGTCGCATTCGTGCCGAACTTTACTCTTGCGGCGACTCTACTCCTGCTAAGAGAAGGTTTGGTCGAGATGGATGTTCCGACCCGTCAGGCTTATGTGATGGCGATGGTGGGATCGGGCGAGAGGCTCTACGCCGCGGGTGTTACGAGTATTGTCCGTATGGGGGGATGGGCGGTAGCACCGGGACTGGCCGGTTTCCTGATGCAGGGTTGGGCTCTGATGATGCCGTTGGTAGCCGGCGCCGCGTTAAAGATCACCTACGATCTGCTCCTCTATCGCAACTTCAAGCACTTGAAACCGGCAATGGAGAGGTGA